The window TTCCGATGCGGTAGATTCTGTCAGGATTTTCGGCGAAAGTATTTTCCAACTCCCGAAATAAATGCTCCAGATTAACGTACACAATGATAAACGGGCTGTTCAGATAACCTTGCAAAATGCAATACGAACAATTTATTTCACAATTGTTGACCAGGTTTAAAATTTGATAACCGCAGCAAATGTATTTTTGCGTGCCCGGACATTTTTTCAGAAATTCCCCTTTTTGAAAGGCCAGAATGAGCGGCTTCTCCTGCGGCGGAATGTCTGTGAAATTATTTTTTTCCGCTAAAATAAATTCGCCAACGTCAGTGATAATGACCGGTTCCAGATGCGGCAGCCGCTCCATAATTCGATTGGTGATCGGATGTTTCAACGCGCGTTTTTCGATGAAAAGTTTTGAGGGATGATATAGTTTGTCAGTCATTTTCTGTCAGTTTTTCCAGTGGTTTGATTTTCTTGCCTGATTTTATTTTTTCCAGCAAAGTGACGATCTGGTCGAATTCTTTTTGCGATGAAAAAGTGAACTCCAGCGTAAATTTTCTGCCCTCAAAATACGGCGGCGGACTGAGCCGAACCGCGGGAGGCAATTTGAGCTCTTTTTTCAAATCGAGAAATTTGTCTTCGATTTTTGAGTAAATGGGATAGCGGATTTTTCTTAGCTCTCCGATAATCCGCTGCGTTTTCACCGGCGGAGTGAGTTTTTCGCTTTGGAGAATCTCCTGGATTCCATTTTTTTTCAAAATTTCCAGCGGGGGCTGTGAACTGACTTTCTGTATATCCGACAATAAGCGCAATAGTTCCTTTTGGCGATTTTTCCCTAAATTTAATTTTTGGAAAATTAAAAAAATTTCCGCATTTTCTGCTTCGGGCAAATTTCCCAGTATTTGTGCGGTTTCGATGGAAATCGTATCTTCGAGCAGTGCGGCTTTCAGATAGTCGGGCAATTCCGTTAGCGGCAGATAGCGGTCTAAAATTTCCGAATTTTGCCCGAAACCCAACAAGGGGAGAAAGTCGCTGATCGTTCTTTTTTTGCTGATTTTCAGATCGAAAATTAACTTGTGCAAAATAAATGCTTTTTCGATGACATTAATTTCCCGTGTGGCGAGATTATCGTGGAGATTTGTCAAAAATAAGTCTTTGTTAATTTTGTCGTTATCGGCAATGTAAACCAGTGCGGGGAATTTTTTCTGTTTCAGATGCTTCAGCGCAATGATGCGCCTGAGCCCGGAGATGATGCGCAACATGCCGTCGCTTCGTTTCTCCAGCAGCGGCGGATGAATCAACCCTACCGCCTGAATGGAATGCACCATGTCGCTGATCAGCGGCTCAAAGGTGAAAATGTAACTTTTGTCTTCAAAATCGATGTCGTTAAGATTGACTGTTTGCTGCTTCGGC is drawn from Calditrichota bacterium and contains these coding sequences:
- a CDS encoding ParB/RepB/Spo0J family partition protein, whose translation is MKKPKQQTVNLNDIDFEDKSYIFTFEPLISDMVHSIQAVGLIHPPLLEKRSDGMLRIISGLRRIIALKHLKQKKFPALVYIADNDKINKDLFLTNLHDNLATREINVIEKAFILHKLIFDLKISKKRTISDFLPLLGFGQNSEILDRYLPLTELPDYLKAALLEDTISIETAQILGNLPEAENAEIFLIFQKLNLGKNRQKELLRLLSDIQKVSSQPPLEILKKNGIQEILQSEKLTPPVKTQRIIGELRKIRYPIYSKIEDKFLDLKKELKLPPAVRLSPPPYFEGRKFTLEFTFSSQKEFDQIVTLLEKIKSGKKIKPLEKLTEND